A genomic region of Dactylococcopsis salina PCC 8305 contains the following coding sequences:
- a CDS encoding ribonuclease toxin HepT-like protein: MKIVLDQIDSIPEIASSPALASYINDFYKGCERISEVVAVTLDESLPQGKNWHQLLLNQVANTGDDRPPLWSQSLFLELDQYRKFRHLVLHTYSVDLDAKRVQELAYNLEPVFLKIKEDIVIFNAWLADASFQE; this comes from the coding sequence TTGAAAATAGTTTTAGATCAAATAGATTCAATTCCAGAAATTGCTTCATCGCCAGCGTTAGCAAGCTATATTAATGATTTTTATAAAGGATGCGAACGAATTAGTGAAGTTGTAGCAGTTACTTTAGATGAAAGTTTACCTCAAGGAAAAAATTGGCATCAATTGTTATTAAATCAAGTCGCAAATACAGGTGATGATCGACCTCCTCTTTGGAGTCAATCTTTATTTTTAGAGTTAGATCAATATCGGAAATTTCGTCATTTAGTATTACATACTTATAGCGTTGACTTAGATGCGAAAAGAGTCCAAGAATTGGCTTATAATTTAGAACCAGTTTTCCTTAAAATCAAAGAAGATATTGTTATCTTTAATGCTTGGTTAGCCGATGCTAGTTTTCAAGAATGA
- the dnaG gene encoding DNA primase has protein sequence MSSSRFHPDTIETIRDRVDIVDVISDSVVLKKRGKDYQGLCPFHEEKTPSFTVSPSKQLYYCFGCGAGGNVFKFLMEVGKQSFSEVVLDLARRYQIEVKTLEPEQQEKLQRELSLREQLYEILAVAGNFYQYILQQPEGKTALEYLQSERNFDQETIKTWGLGYAPQGWETLHRYLVEQKRYPVGLVEQAGLIQPRKSGKGYVDRFRDRAMIPIKDPQGRIIGFGSRTLGDDEPKYLNSPETPLFDKSKTLFALDQARDAIRKEDQAIIVEGYFDAIALHAAAIKPVVASLGTALSKDHIRQLLRYTESKQIIYNFDADQAGITATQRGIKEIEPLVYSGQVQLRVLNLPGGKDADEFLKSHPDAAQQYRQQLETAPFWIDWQIDQLIKDQDLNQPHQVQKVTDEMVKLVNRLQDVTLRTHYIRHCAEILSQGDSQQTPLYLESFRNALKKPQKGKKSSLSQTSSTEKNVQSFPTLSQLLAQAEALLLRVYLHCPGYRSSIFETLEEKELLFSLSPYRWLWQKILELEATYDFSGDHQQKNLLLTQLEDEITQFPEYEKALKSVLQLQETTSTDLQRPGLVVKASIATLEQTNCEKQKRYCLQQWQQLDGNTDQETIDYYMKQFYEAQRQLELLKQQRQFSIQDIISN, from the coding sequence TTGAGTTCATCTCGTTTTCATCCTGATACCATTGAAACCATTCGCGATCGAGTTGACATTGTAGATGTCATCTCCGACTCGGTGGTATTAAAGAAACGGGGAAAAGACTATCAAGGGTTATGTCCTTTTCACGAAGAGAAAACCCCTAGTTTTACCGTTAGTCCCAGTAAACAACTGTATTATTGCTTTGGCTGCGGTGCTGGGGGTAATGTTTTTAAGTTTTTGATGGAGGTGGGAAAACAGTCGTTTAGTGAAGTCGTGTTAGACTTAGCGCGACGCTATCAGATTGAAGTTAAAACCCTTGAACCCGAACAACAGGAAAAATTACAACGAGAATTATCCCTACGGGAACAACTGTATGAGATTTTAGCGGTAGCTGGAAACTTCTATCAGTACATCCTACAGCAACCCGAAGGGAAAACCGCCCTTGAGTATTTGCAAAGCGAACGCAATTTTGATCAGGAAACGATTAAAACTTGGGGGTTGGGATACGCACCCCAAGGATGGGAAACCCTCCATCGCTATTTAGTGGAACAGAAACGCTATCCTGTGGGGTTGGTGGAACAAGCGGGATTAATCCAGCCGCGAAAGTCTGGGAAAGGATATGTCGATCGATTCCGCGATCGAGCGATGATTCCCATAAAAGACCCACAAGGGCGAATTATCGGCTTTGGCAGTCGCACTTTAGGAGATGATGAACCCAAGTATCTAAACTCTCCCGAAACCCCGTTATTTGACAAAAGTAAAACCCTTTTCGCATTGGATCAAGCCAGAGACGCAATCCGAAAAGAAGATCAAGCAATTATTGTCGAAGGATATTTTGACGCGATCGCCCTCCATGCTGCCGCAATTAAGCCTGTGGTTGCATCTTTGGGAACAGCCTTAAGTAAAGATCATATTCGTCAACTGTTGCGTTACACCGAATCTAAACAAATTATTTATAATTTTGATGCGGATCAAGCGGGAATTACTGCGACGCAAAGAGGGATTAAAGAAATTGAACCGTTAGTTTATTCTGGACAAGTACAACTGCGAGTTTTAAATCTTCCTGGGGGAAAAGATGCGGATGAGTTTCTCAAAAGTCATCCTGACGCAGCGCAACAATATCGTCAACAACTAGAAACAGCGCCATTTTGGATAGACTGGCAAATTGATCAATTGATTAAAGATCAAGATTTAAATCAGCCGCATCAAGTGCAAAAAGTGACCGATGAAATGGTGAAATTAGTTAACCGTCTTCAAGATGTTACCTTGAGAACCCATTATATTCGCCATTGTGCTGAGATTTTAAGTCAAGGAGATTCCCAACAGACTCCCCTTTATTTGGAGAGTTTTCGTAATGCGCTGAAAAAGCCTCAAAAAGGAAAAAAATCGTCCCTTTCTCAAACCTCATCTACAGAAAAAAATGTTCAGTCATTTCCAACACTGAGTCAACTTTTAGCACAAGCAGAAGCGTTATTATTGCGAGTGTATCTTCATTGTCCAGGCTATCGATCGAGCATTTTTGAGACTTTAGAAGAGAAGGAATTGTTATTTAGTTTATCTCCTTATCGTTGGTTATGGCAAAAAATTTTAGAACTAGAAGCAACTTATGATTTTAGTGGCGATCATCAACAAAAAAACTTACTTCTAACTCAACTAGAAGATGAAATTACTCAATTTCCAGAATATGAGAAAGCATTAAAAAGTGTGCTGCAATTACAAGAAACCACTAGCACAGACTTACAACGTCCTGGGTTAGTGGTAAAAGCATCGATCGCCACTTTAGAACAAACGAATTGCGAGAAACAAAAACGTTATTGTCTGCAACAATGGCAACAATTAGATGGTAACACGGATCAAGAAACAATTGATTATTATATGAAACAATTTTACGAAGCACAAAGACAGTTAGAATTGTTGAAACAACAACGCCAATTTTCCATTCAAGATATCATTAGTAATTGA
- a CDS encoding DUF4327 family protein, whose product MTKQVAHPMVKLQRQVQSLIDSNLLKPTDSIWKIALLYGNEWSYWKNELLEFGFSTQDPVQELLLVDEWDEN is encoded by the coding sequence ATGACTAAGCAAGTCGCTCACCCAATGGTGAAGTTGCAACGTCAAGTGCAGTCACTGATTGATTCTAACCTGCTTAAGCCCACTGACAGCATCTGGAAAATTGCACTCCTCTATGGCAACGAATGGTCTTACTGGAAAAATGAACTCCTAGAGTTTGGTTTTTCTACCCAAGACCCCGTACAAGAGCTCCTACTCGTTGATGAGTGGGACGAAAACTGA
- the crtD gene encoding C-3',4' desaturase CrtD — MAKQVIVIGAGIGGLTTGALLAKRGYSVTVYDQAYVAGGCASTFKRHGFTFDVGATQVAGLEKGGIHQQIFTELGIDVPPATPCDPACAVYLPGESTPVKVWRDPKQWQQERQKQFPGSEPFWRLMETLFEASWRFQGRDPVLPPRNLWDTWQLISAVRPDTLITLPFTFLTVGDALKLFGLYDNKRLRTFLDMQLKLYSQVNADETALLYAATALGVSQAPQGLWHLEGSMQVLSTRLVKGLRKHGGKIRLRHSVEKIHCLEGKVTGVTVRNQKTGESWREEADVVVANATVQNLLKLLNDPHNSFGASDFFLRGYQRRVENLPPANGAFVLYLGVDRAAIPENCPPHLQFLYDYDGIVGEKNSLFVSVSQPNDGRAPQGKATITASSFTDVNQWWTDSAESYERLKQDFVKTAIQHLSQYFHLTAETIIHQEAATPRTYARFTDRDRGYVGGLGQRVSTFGPFGFANRTPVGNLWLVGDCTHPGEGTAGVSYSALTVVRQMGKK; from the coding sequence ATGGCAAAACAGGTTATTGTAATTGGTGCGGGAATTGGGGGCTTAACTACTGGCGCATTACTCGCCAAACGTGGCTATTCCGTCACCGTCTATGATCAAGCGTATGTGGCTGGTGGCTGTGCTTCCACCTTCAAACGTCACGGTTTTACCTTTGATGTCGGTGCGACCCAAGTCGCTGGCTTAGAAAAAGGTGGCATTCATCAACAAATCTTTACAGAATTAGGAATCGACGTTCCCCCAGCGACTCCTTGCGACCCTGCTTGTGCGGTTTATCTGCCAGGAGAATCAACTCCTGTCAAGGTGTGGCGTGACCCCAAACAATGGCAACAGGAACGACAAAAACAGTTTCCTGGTAGCGAACCCTTTTGGCGATTGATGGAAACCTTATTTGAGGCGAGTTGGCGGTTTCAAGGACGTGATCCTGTGCTTCCGCCTCGTAACCTCTGGGATACCTGGCAGTTAATTTCTGCGGTGCGACCAGATACATTAATTACTTTACCCTTTACCTTTCTCACTGTTGGGGATGCCTTAAAACTGTTTGGACTGTATGACAACAAACGCTTACGAACGTTCCTCGATATGCAGTTGAAACTATACTCCCAAGTGAATGCTGATGAAACCGCCCTTTTGTACGCAGCAACCGCTTTAGGCGTTTCTCAAGCGCCGCAGGGATTATGGCATTTAGAAGGCAGTATGCAGGTTTTAAGCACCCGTTTAGTCAAAGGATTGAGAAAACACGGCGGGAAAATTCGTTTGCGCCATTCTGTGGAAAAAATCCATTGTCTGGAAGGAAAGGTTACTGGGGTGACAGTGCGAAATCAGAAGACTGGCGAAAGTTGGCGAGAAGAAGCAGATGTAGTTGTGGCAAATGCTACGGTGCAGAATTTATTAAAGTTATTAAATGATCCGCATAATTCCTTTGGTGCGTCTGATTTTTTCTTGCGTGGGTATCAAAGACGAGTGGAAAATTTGCCCCCTGCTAACGGTGCATTTGTGCTATATTTAGGGGTCGATCGCGCCGCCATTCCAGAAAACTGTCCGCCCCATCTCCAATTTTTATATGATTATGATGGCATCGTCGGCGAGAAAAACTCTCTTTTTGTTTCTGTGAGTCAACCAAACGATGGACGTGCGCCACAAGGAAAAGCCACCATCACCGCTTCCTCCTTTACTGATGTTAATCAATGGTGGACAGATAGCGCCGAAAGTTATGAACGTTTGAAACAAGATTTTGTCAAAACAGCGATTCAACATCTCAGTCAATACTTTCATCTCACCGCAGAAACTATTATCCATCAAGAAGCCGCCACACCGAGAACTTATGCTCGTTTTACCGATCGCGATCGCGGTTATGTGGGAGGATTAGGACAAAGGGTTTCTACCTTCGGACCGTTCGGGTTTGCCAATCGAACGCCAGTGGGGAACTTGTGGTTAGTCGGTGATTGTACTCATCCAGGAGAGGGAACAGCGGGTGTCAGTTATTCGGCGTTAACAGTTGTCCGTCAGATGGGAAAGAAATGA
- a CDS encoding alpha/beta hydrolase gives MFKKLLPVWFSTIGAVLFSLPSQAAETVFVSLGVLEISVSVESLEQYAREGTITPELGSYTRYLNAEQKEKLKEILTLPAELDTVAISQFLYSPQGETILRQFGEIIDTKARQGGFYAIRSGLILAAADPEGLTLLNFIKEFPTDGLRINSGRGFELVNQLSRFIKETDQAVAIIERQALENSIATLTEEETDFPLNLQSSGTVLYNRQTLDLVDRRPIFQEGDRFFTQREIPTFLYLPETASSKRPPLIIISHGLGSDRSTYSYLAKHLASYGFAVATIEHPGSNARQLQSLLMGLEAEISPPSELINRPQDIEFLLNYLERNYNSQINLNQVGILGQSYGAYTSLAVAGAEINYEQVRQRCANEDTPAVLNFSILLQCQLLRLPQQNYNFDDPRIKAVFAINPLTSMIFGEEGLQQIDVPTLLVTGSADTVTPALLEQIRPFNWLETSEKYLVLLKRGTHFSTLAEGTEEGIPVPTEAIGPDPSIAQDYMKAFSTAFFKTYLTDESKYKIYLSPEYSDQINRPQMPIYLIETLNGF, from the coding sequence ATGTTTAAGAAACTGCTACCCGTTTGGTTTTCCACGATCGGTGCTGTTTTGTTTTCTCTCCCCAGCCAAGCAGCAGAAACCGTGTTTGTCTCTCTCGGTGTCCTTGAAATTTCGGTGTCTGTGGAATCTTTGGAACAATACGCCAGAGAAGGGACAATTACGCCAGAATTGGGGTCTTATACTCGCTATCTTAATGCAGAACAAAAGGAGAAATTAAAAGAAATTCTCACCCTTCCTGCAGAATTAGATACAGTCGCGATCTCGCAATTTTTATATTCGCCTCAAGGAGAAACGATCCTCAGACAATTTGGGGAAATTATTGATACGAAAGCAAGACAAGGAGGATTCTACGCCATTCGTTCGGGGTTAATTTTAGCGGCGGCTGATCCAGAGGGGTTAACCCTACTCAACTTTATTAAAGAATTTCCTACAGACGGATTACGGATTAATTCGGGTCGTGGCTTTGAATTAGTCAACCAACTTAGTCGCTTTATTAAAGAAACCGATCAAGCAGTGGCTATAATTGAACGTCAGGCGTTAGAAAACTCGATCGCCACCCTCACGGAAGAAGAAACGGATTTCCCTCTCAACCTCCAATCTTCTGGAACTGTCCTTTATAATCGTCAAACCCTAGATTTAGTTGATAGACGACCAATTTTCCAAGAAGGAGACCGATTTTTTACCCAACGAGAAATTCCTACCTTTTTATACTTACCAGAAACCGCTTCCTCGAAACGTCCTCCCTTAATCATTATTTCTCATGGACTGGGGTCCGATCGCAGCACGTATAGTTATCTCGCTAAACATCTCGCGTCCTATGGTTTTGCGGTTGCTACCATTGAACATCCTGGGAGCAATGCTCGTCAACTGCAATCGTTACTCATGGGATTAGAAGCAGAAATCAGTCCGCCGTCAGAATTAATTAATCGTCCTCAAGATATCGAATTTTTACTGAACTATTTAGAAAGAAATTACAACAGTCAAATTAATCTCAATCAGGTGGGAATTTTAGGACAGTCTTATGGAGCATATACCAGTTTAGCTGTTGCGGGAGCGGAAATCAATTATGAACAAGTCCGCCAACGTTGTGCCAATGAAGACACTCCTGCTGTCTTGAATTTTTCCATTTTACTGCAATGTCAATTATTGCGTCTCCCCCAACAAAATTATAATTTTGATGACCCTAGAATTAAAGCAGTTTTTGCTATTAATCCTTTAACCAGTATGATTTTTGGTGAAGAAGGACTACAACAAATTGATGTTCCGACGCTATTAGTTACAGGAAGCGCGGACACGGTTACGCCTGCTTTATTAGAACAAATTCGACCGTTTAATTGGTTAGAAACCTCGGAGAAATATTTAGTTTTGCTCAAACGAGGAACGCATTTTTCTACTTTAGCAGAAGGGACAGAAGAAGGCATCCCTGTTCCCACAGAAGCGATCGGTCCTGATCCCTCGATCGCGCAAGATTACATGAAAGCATTTAGCACCGCTTTCTTTAAAACTTATCTCACTGACGAAAGCAAATATAAAATCTATTTGAGTCCTGAATACAGCGATCAAATTAATCGTCCTCAAATGCCAATTTATCTAATCGAAACCTTAAATGGATTCTAG
- a CDS encoding BrnA antitoxin family protein — MRDEYDFSQGKRGAAISSEGKTRITIYLDDEILNCFRELAQEKGIGYQTLINQSLKDYLKKNSDQPLTENDLRRVLREELIRERNN, encoded by the coding sequence ATGAGGGATGAATATGATTTTTCTCAAGGAAAACGTGGTGCTGCGATTTCATCAGAAGGGAAAACTCGGATTACAATCTATTTGGATGATGAGATTTTAAACTGTTTCCGAGAATTGGCTCAAGAAAAGGGAATTGGATATCAAACTTTAATCAATCAGAGTTTAAAAGATTATCTAAAAAAGAACTCAGATCAACCTCTTACTGAAAATGATCTTCGTCGGGTATTACGAGAAGAATTAATCAGAGAAAGAAACAATTAA
- a CDS encoding molybdopterin molybdotransferase MoeA encodes MLPVEDAEKIILNTIQPLTKTETVGLEAVTGRILATAVSSELDYPHEDNSAMDGYAARSIDLSAATSDRPVTLDIIEEIPAGVPPRHRLQSGQAARIFTGGILPLEADTIVIQEDTQRNGDKVKIFSSPPPGQFIRKQGSFYQAKQPLLPSGIKIGAPEIAILAAMQCREISVYSPPQVTIFSSGNELVNPHETLQRGQLVDSNQYALKALVQATGAMPVSLGIIRDDRKLIKGAIEEAIANSNLVISTGGVSVGDYDYIESILTELGGEIKINSVAIKPGKPLTFATFPNCYYFGLPGNPVSALVTFWRFVLPALKKLSGETQNLTPTFIKAKTEQELKGNGKRETYLWGNIRIEDGNHYFNLAGGSHSSGNLINLSQTNALAVIPVGINSISSQEIIDVMMI; translated from the coding sequence ATGCTACCCGTTGAAGACGCAGAAAAAATTATATTAAATACGATTCAACCCTTAACTAAAACTGAAACCGTAGGGTTAGAAGCAGTAACGGGAAGGATTCTCGCAACCGCGGTGAGTAGTGAGTTAGACTATCCCCATGAAGATAATTCCGCGATGGATGGATACGCCGCTCGTTCGATCGATCTTTCCGCCGCCACATCCGATCGACCTGTTACCCTTGATATTATAGAAGAAATTCCCGCAGGTGTTCCGCCTCGTCACCGTCTCCAAAGTGGACAAGCTGCAAGGATTTTCACAGGGGGAATTTTACCCTTAGAAGCGGATACCATTGTCATCCAAGAAGACACGCAACGCAACGGAGACAAAGTAAAGATATTTTCCTCTCCTCCCCCTGGACAATTTATTCGTAAACAGGGAAGTTTTTATCAGGCTAAACAGCCCTTGTTACCCTCTGGGATTAAAATTGGTGCGCCAGAAATTGCGATTTTAGCAGCAATGCAATGTCGAGAAATTTCTGTTTATTCACCCCCACAAGTAACGATTTTTTCCAGTGGCAATGAATTAGTTAATCCCCATGAAACCTTGCAACGCGGACAATTAGTTGATTCTAATCAATATGCGTTGAAAGCATTAGTTCAAGCGACAGGGGCGATGCCAGTATCGTTGGGAATTATACGAGATGATAGAAAATTAATCAAGGGCGCGATCGAGGAGGCGATTGCTAACTCTAATTTAGTCATTTCTACAGGAGGCGTTTCCGTCGGCGATTATGATTATATTGAAAGCATCCTCACCGAATTAGGAGGAGAAATTAAAATTAATTCCGTTGCCATTAAACCTGGAAAACCCCTCACCTTTGCCACTTTTCCTAATTGTTATTATTTCGGTTTACCTGGAAATCCTGTTTCCGCTTTAGTCACATTTTGGCGTTTTGTTCTTCCAGCCTTAAAAAAATTATCAGGAGAAACCCAAAATTTAACCCCAACTTTTATTAAAGCTAAAACTGAACAGGAATTAAAAGGAAACGGTAAACGAGAAACCTATCTTTGGGGAAATATTCGCATTGAAGATGGAAACCATTACTTTAATTTAGCAGGAGGAAGTCATAGTTCAGGTAACTTAATTAACTTATCCCAAACTAATGCTTTAGCCGTCATTCCTGTGGGGATTAACTCAATTTCCAGTCAAGAAATCATAGATGTAATGATGATCTAA
- a CDS encoding M23 family metallopeptidase, whose translation MKTTKSPLWKLDFRVKCLLLTVAALSTFGFYTGCKQSAVNAQNIARNTQSTGKWLNASFPVENFQAYTSPFGYRQSPTTGKLQFHRGLDLAAPIGSYIRNWWGGRIVDLSDHTACGTMVVVRSGQWEHIYCHLKGSVQKTNEGLVLLDREGGIRLKKGQQVATGTRIGRIGMTGRTTGSHLHWGLKYAGEYIDPGLVLQEMYKEQAAVQ comes from the coding sequence GTGAAAACAACTAAAAGTCCTTTGTGGAAGCTGGATTTCAGGGTGAAATGCTTATTGTTGACTGTGGCGGCGTTGAGTACGTTTGGGTTTTATACAGGATGCAAACAGTCTGCTGTGAATGCTCAAAATATTGCTCGTAATACTCAATCTACTGGAAAATGGTTGAATGCGTCTTTTCCCGTGGAGAATTTTCAAGCCTATACGTCTCCTTTTGGTTATCGTCAATCACCGACAACGGGAAAACTTCAGTTTCATCGCGGTTTAGATTTAGCCGCCCCGATCGGGAGTTATATTCGCAATTGGTGGGGAGGAAGAATTGTTGATTTGTCCGATCACACGGCTTGTGGCACAATGGTCGTTGTTCGATCGGGACAATGGGAACACATTTATTGTCATCTCAAAGGGAGTGTTCAGAAAACAAACGAAGGATTAGTGTTACTCGATCGAGAGGGAGGGATTCGCCTCAAAAAAGGTCAGCAAGTGGCGACAGGAACTCGTATTGGACGGATTGGGATGACAGGACGGACAACGGGATCGCATTTACACTGGGGGTTAAAATATGCAGGAGAATACATCGATCCAGGTTTGGTGTTACAAGAGATGTACAAGGAACAAGCGGCGGTACAATAG
- a CDS encoding BrnT family toxin produces the protein MGNSGVLLVVVYTMRGEIFRLISARRATRREAKVYEG, from the coding sequence ATGGGTAACTCAGGTGTTCTATTAGTTGTTGTTTACACAATGCGTGGTGAGATTTTTCGATTAATTTCGGCACGTCGCGCAACTCGTCGGGAGGCTAAGGTTTATGAGGGATGA
- a CDS encoding nucleotidyltransferase family protein, producing MLNWETLKARKEIALNIADQCINLLKKDYGAIEVILFGSLRGDSPWHWDSDLDLAVIGLSDKDIFEAYGKLETVTPNWLNVDLISLEKAAPEIRSRILQENPMSDNKYINLKSRIED from the coding sequence ATGTTGAATTGGGAAACATTAAAAGCGAGAAAAGAAATTGCTTTAAATATTGCTGATCAATGTATCAATTTACTAAAAAAAGATTACGGTGCGATCGAGGTAATATTATTTGGTTCTCTGCGAGGTGATTCTCCCTGGCATTGGGATTCTGATCTTGATTTAGCAGTTATTGGGCTATCCGATAAAGATATTTTTGAAGCCTATGGAAAATTAGAAACAGTTACGCCCAATTGGTTAAACGTTGACTTAATTTCTCTAGAAAAGGCAGCCCCAGAAATTCGTTCTCGCATTTTACAAGAAAATCCAATGTCTGATAATAAATACATTAATCTTAAATCTAGAATTGAAGATTAA
- a CDS encoding BrnT family toxin, translating to MNFEYDPRKAQINWVKHGVSFAEAEFVFFDPLAIDP from the coding sequence ATGAACTTTGAGTACGATCCCAGAAAAGCACAAATTAATTGGGTAAAACATGGCGTTTCCTTTGCGGAAGCAGAGTTTGTGTTTTTTGATCCTCTTGCGATCGATCCATGA
- the cobM gene encoding precorrin-4 C(11)-methyltransferase, with translation MLNPAVYIVGAGPGDPDLLTIKAKKILDQADVILYANSLVPKQVLKDVRPDAELIPTGSKTLEDIIPLMIQKVRENCSVVRLHSGDLTLYSAIHEQMQALAEANIPVELVPGISTFQDAAAKLGVELTVPGLVQTIILARISGRASSVPEAEELASLASHKASLALYLAARHVENAEAKLLEHYPADTPVAICYRLGWEDEKIRVVPLNEMAKISREEDLIRTTMYLISPALAGKQVAARSQLYHPEHSHLFRQAQ, from the coding sequence ATGCTCAATCCTGCTGTTTATATCGTTGGTGCGGGGCCAGGTGATCCCGATTTACTCACCATCAAAGCGAAGAAAATTCTTGACCAAGCTGATGTTATTTTATATGCTAATTCCCTCGTTCCGAAACAAGTTTTAAAAGATGTTCGTCCAGATGCTGAGTTAATTCCCACTGGGAGTAAAACTCTAGAAGATATCATTCCCTTAATGATTCAAAAAGTAAGAGAAAATTGTTCTGTAGTGCGTCTTCATTCTGGAGATTTAACCCTTTATAGTGCCATCCATGAACAAATGCAAGCATTAGCAGAAGCAAATATTCCAGTGGAATTAGTGCCTGGTATTAGTACGTTTCAAGATGCGGCGGCAAAATTAGGAGTCGAATTAACCGTTCCCGGATTAGTGCAAACAATTATTCTAGCGAGAATTAGCGGTCGTGCGTCTTCTGTTCCCGAAGCGGAGGAATTAGCGTCTCTAGCGTCCCATAAAGCCAGTTTAGCATTATATTTAGCTGCCCGTCATGTGGAGAATGCAGAAGCGAAATTATTAGAACATTATCCTGCTGATACTCCTGTCGCAATTTGCTACCGTTTGGGATGGGAAGATGAAAAAATCAGAGTTGTTCCTCTCAATGAAATGGCAAAAATTTCTCGTGAAGAAGATTTAATTCGCACCACCATGTATTTAATTAGTCCCGCTTTAGCTGGGAAACAAGTCGCGGCGCGATCTCAACTTTATCATCCTGAACATTCCCATTTATTTCGTCAAGCTCAGTAA
- a CDS encoding HNH endonuclease: MSNLENLLKTLEAGTPVLKKLNHYSKQAHIASRDTALDYYIAWRDSAEGKAWKKQKEIEYNYRCPECNCKTPLTIDHKIPRSKAPWLAWDVSNLWLLCYDCNEQKGDKNWSEYLKTVKKKRGNTAYKRLLKLSKC, translated from the coding sequence ATGTCTAATTTAGAAAATCTTCTGAAGACTTTAGAGGCGGGAACTCCTGTATTAAAAAAGTTGAATCATTATTCAAAACAAGCTCACATTGCTTCTAGGGATACTGCTTTAGATTATTATATCGCTTGGCGAGATAGTGCAGAAGGAAAAGCATGGAAAAAGCAAAAAGAAATTGAGTATAATTATCGTTGTCCTGAGTGTAATTGTAAAACTCCTTTAACGATCGATCATAAAATTCCTCGCAGTAAAGCGCCCTGGTTAGCTTGGGATGTGAGTAATTTATGGCTTTTATGTTATGACTGTAATGAACAGAAAGGAGACAAAAATTGGAGTGAATACCTAAAAACGGTTAAGAAAAAAAGGGGGAATACTGCTTATAAACGCCTTCTCAAATTGAGCAAGTGTTAG